In a genomic window of Roseiflexus castenholzii DSM 13941:
- a CDS encoding HEPN domain-containing protein, whose product MTNRYADWFRQAEADLRHARNALEDGDYEWSCFAAQQAAEKALKSLFQRLGREAWGHTLTVLIGNLPPDIQTPPELVEHCRILDKHYIPTRYPNGFASGAPTDFYTQREAEDAVRYAEAILEFCRHQIS is encoded by the coding sequence ATGACCAACCGGTATGCAGACTGGTTTCGACAGGCTGAGGCGGACCTGCGCCATGCCCGGAATGCACTGGAAGACGGCGATTATGAATGGAGTTGCTTTGCCGCCCAGCAGGCTGCGGAAAAAGCCCTTAAGTCCTTGTTTCAGCGGTTGGGGAGGGAGGCATGGGGTCATACGCTCACAGTGCTGATCGGCAATCTGCCGCCAGACATCCAGACGCCGCCCGAACTGGTGGAACATTGTCGCATCCTGGACAAACATTACATTCCTACCCGGTATCCAAACGGTTTTGCCTCTGGCGCGCCAACTGATTTTTACACGCAGAGGGAAGCCGAAGATGCTGTCCGATATGCGGAGGCCATCCTTGAGTTCTGTCGTCATCAAATCAGTTGA
- a CDS encoding GNAT family N-acetyltransferase: MVERVEAPIAATLRNGQAVTIRPLAEHDREALLQFGRSLPDDDWLYLETDLHNPDIIDRLVNAYAAENWRQFVAVTEIGEIVGYSAVRRLPGWSSHVGDIHLIVRKDYRRCGLGTAMAQAIFDAARDLGVAKVIVEILQEQTSGIAIFERLGFKIEGTFSDHARDHAGRRHHLYILAYHII; encoded by the coding sequence ATGGTTGAGCGCGTGGAAGCGCCGATTGCTGCAACGTTGCGCAACGGCCAGGCAGTGACGATTCGCCCGCTCGCTGAGCATGATCGCGAGGCGTTACTCCAGTTTGGTCGTTCGCTGCCGGATGATGACTGGCTCTACCTTGAGACCGATCTTCACAATCCTGACATCATTGATCGACTGGTCAATGCATACGCGGCAGAGAATTGGCGTCAGTTCGTCGCAGTAACGGAGATTGGCGAGATTGTCGGCTACAGTGCGGTGCGGCGTTTGCCCGGATGGTCGAGCCACGTCGGTGATATTCATCTGATTGTGCGCAAAGATTATCGTCGCTGTGGGCTTGGCACTGCAATGGCGCAGGCGATTTTCGATGCAGCCCGCGATTTGGGGGTGGCAAAGGTGATCGTTGAGATTTTGCAGGAACAGACGAGCGGCATTGCGATCTTCGAGCGCCTGGGGTTTAAGATTGAAGGCACGTTCAGCGATCACGCGCGTGACCACGCTGGCAGGCGCCATCATCTGTACATTCTTGCCTATCATATCATCTGA
- a CDS encoding 2-phosphosulfolactate phosphatase, with protein sequence MEISLADLQTYRGAAPDEAVVVVDVLRSFTTAAYLFRAGVRALLLAATPDEARSLVRRFPLAATVGAVPGGFPIDGFDFGNSPAALRNVCLTGREGVLCTAGGVRGATVARQAAVLLGGSLVCAAATANLLRRLDPPRVTLLLTGIYADRDGDEDIACAEYIMAHLRDQAPDPAPFERRVRESTFGRRFGDPAYPHLSQADMDLCAQADVFDFAMPIVRREGMMLVVQEGRWRA encoded by the coding sequence ATGGAGATCTCCCTCGCCGACCTGCAAACCTATCGCGGCGCTGCACCTGATGAGGCGGTTGTTGTCGTTGATGTGTTGCGATCATTTACGACTGCCGCCTATCTGTTTCGCGCTGGCGTTCGTGCGCTTCTCCTTGCAGCAACCCCTGACGAAGCCCGCTCTCTGGTGCGTCGTTTCCCTTTAGCCGCAACGGTCGGCGCAGTTCCCGGCGGTTTCCCGATTGACGGGTTCGACTTTGGTAATTCACCCGCTGCTCTGCGCAATGTCTGCCTGACCGGTCGGGAGGGCGTGCTCTGTACGGCTGGCGGTGTGCGGGGGGCAACCGTCGCCCGGCAGGCTGCCGTGTTGCTTGGCGGTTCGCTGGTGTGCGCCGCTGCAACTGCGAACCTGCTGCGGCGCCTCGATCCGCCGCGTGTCACCCTCCTGCTTACCGGGATCTATGCCGATCGTGATGGCGATGAGGATATCGCCTGTGCTGAATACATTATGGCGCATTTGCGAGATCAAGCGCCCGACCCGGCGCCCTTCGAGCGGCGCGTGCGCGAGTCGACCTTTGGCAGGCGCTTCGGCGATCCTGCCTATCCCCATCTTTCGCAGGCGGATATGGACCTCTGCGCGCAGGCGGATGTATTCGACTTTGCAATGCCGATTGTGCGTCGGGAGGGGATGATGCTGGTCGTGCAGGAGGGAAGATGGCGCGCGTGA
- a CDS encoding nucleotidyltransferase domain-containing protein, producing MSSVVIKSVDRARVEQAVREYAARLFAAHPEIERIIWFGSWINGIPSPGSDVDLCLILSSTDKPMHERAVGFLPVGFPVGVDLFVYTRAEFERLQAEYPGWFRAIASGRDLAAS from the coding sequence TTGAGTTCTGTCGTCATCAAATCAGTTGATCGAGCACGTGTCGAGCAGGCTGTCAGGGAGTATGCGGCTCGCCTGTTTGCAGCACATCCGGAGATTGAGCGCATCATCTGGTTCGGCTCGTGGATCAACGGCATTCCCAGTCCCGGAAGCGATGTTGACCTGTGCCTGATCCTCTCCTCAACGGATAAGCCGATGCACGAACGCGCCGTCGGCTTTCTGCCGGTTGGCTTCCCGGTGGGCGTTGATCTGTTCGTCTATACGCGTGCTGAGTTTGAGCGTCTCCAGGCGGAATACCCCGGCTGGTTCCGGGCGATTGCTTCCGGCAGAGATCTGGCGGCGTCCTGA